One window from the genome of Oryza glaberrima chromosome 3, OglaRS2, whole genome shotgun sequence encodes:
- the LOC127766152 gene encoding uncharacterized protein LOC127766152 has protein sequence MASALSSLRYGDSLSVVAISGATAVLCEAISWLLIYRTATYNSLRATIERHSRKLDAMKAGASNSSSSSSAGAGASGSSQPAGSSSSRAKKMDRVETSLKDAARELSLSKLKSGAVVAAVLFVVFGLLNSLFEGRAVAKLPFAPVPLVQRMSHRGVPGNDPTDCSMVFLYFLCSISIRTNLQKLLGFAPPRAAAAAGGGLFPMPDPKVN, from the coding sequence atggcgtCGGCGTTGTCCTCCCTGCGCTACGGCGACAGCCTCTCGGTGGTGGCGATCTCGGGCGCCACGGCCGTGCTCTGCGAGGCCATCTCCTGGCTCCTCATCTACCGCACCGCCACCTACAACTCCCTCCGCGCCACCATCGAGCGCCACTCCCGCAAGCTCGACGCCATGAAGGCCGGCGCCTCCaactcctcgtcctcgtcctccgccggcgccggcgcctccggGTCCTCCCAGCCCgcgggctcctcctcgtcgcgggCCAAGAAGATGGACCGCGTCGAGACCAGCCTCAAGGACGCCGCGCGGGAGCTGTCGCTCTCCAAGCTCAAGTCCGGCGCCGTCGTGGCCGCCGTGCTCTTCGTCGTCTTCGGCCTGCTCAACTCCCTCTTCGagggccgcgccgtcgccaagcTGCCCTTCGCCCCGGTGCCGCTCGTCCAGCGCATGAGCCACCGCGGCGTCCCCGGGAACGACCCCACCGACTGCTCCATGGTCTTCCTCTACTTCCTCTGCTCCATCAGCATCCGCACCAACCTGCAGAAGCTGCTCGGCTtcgcgccgccccgcgccgcggccgccgccggcgggggcctCTTCCCCATGCCCGATCCGAAAGTAAATTGA
- the LOC127766150 gene encoding uncharacterized protein LOC127766150 codes for MAMFGTESSSTGGSSSTSTGDSPHCWSPGTNVQPGAGVGLNSICFASSGDGPARLGVAPFENGQYVRLLNRGRGGYLFADESGVRVRTDCRRGLINTVWCVQILGGDTPHILLRGAYGRYVAGTPLGADEGHIGILVTQRVLETMDTNVMWRTVPGPRGGGVVLINASSFNGGLRALRTNGKYQRWNTGVSLQCIDRFNARFSSMMEWEVQVIPTRVQRPPFQVGGAAWLCGLQRRGSGEIQVGVRVADDDGNFNIPGPQNLSVPGRSLIELGSVLEDRLGSNFRFRNMSIFIRAGSLGQPFPLLTDLPSELDYFEVVVFMVGTPGYRRLRFPDIDAA; via the exons ATGGCCATGTTCGGCACGGAGTCCAGCAGCACGGGCGGGAGCTCGTCGACGAGCACAGGCGACAGCCCTCACTGCTGGAGCCCGGGGACGAACGTTCAGCCGGGCGCGGGCGTGGGCTTGAACTCGATCTGCTTCGCGTCGTCCGGCGACGGGCCCGCGCGCCTTGGCGTGGCGCCGTTCGAGAACGGGCAGTACGTGCGGCTCCTcaaccgcggccgcggcggctacCTCTTCGCCGACGAGTCGGGGGTGCGCGTGCGCACCGACTGCCGCCGCGGGCTGATCAACACCGTGTGGTGCGTGCAGATCCTGGGGGGAGACACCCCGCACATCTTGCTCCGCGGCGCCTACGGCCGCTACGTCGCCGGCACGCCCTTGGGCGCGGACGAAGGCCACATCGGCATCCTCGTCACGCAGCGCGTCTTGGAGACGATGGACACCAACGTCATGTGGCGCACCGTCCCGGGCCCGAGAGGCGGAGGCGTCGTTCTCATCAACGCGAGCTCGTTCAATGGAGGTCTGAGGGCCCTCCGGACCAACGGCAAGTACCAACGCTGGAACACGGGCGTCAGCCTCCAGTGCATCGACCGCTTCAACGCGCGCTTCAGCTCGATGATGGAGTGGGAGGTTCAGGTCATCCCCACGAGGGTGCAGAGGCCACCGTTCCAGGTGGGAGGAGCAGCATGG CTTTGTGGGCTACAGCGCCGAGGCTCTGGAGAGATACAAGTCGGTGTTAGGGTGGCTGATGATGATGGGAACTTCAATATCCCGGGCCCGCAAAATCTGTCGGTCCCTGGAAGGAGTCTGATTGAACTGGGCAGTGTCCTGGAAGATCGACTCGGCAGCAACTTTCGCTTCCGGAACATGTCCATCTTTATTCGAGCAGGCAGTCTTGGGCAGCCCTTCCCTCTGCTCACTGATCTTCCCAGTGAACTTGACTACTTCGAGGTCGTGGTGTTCATGGTTGGTACACCAG GGTACAGGCGGCTGCGCTTTCCTGATATTGATGCTGCATAG